A window of Phaseolus vulgaris cultivar G19833 chromosome 4, P. vulgaris v2.0, whole genome shotgun sequence genomic DNA:
TTTGGCTATATACTTAATCCACTGgttatgttatattattatttctttctaaACAGTAACAAGAGCTAGGCAAATCAAAGAGTCAATATTAAATAAGGCAACTACAATGTAGTTCGTAAAAAGTTTTTTGGTGTGATTCTCTCAGTAGTGTCAATTAAGAAGGTTTGTATTAAAGATCAATTTAAACTAGAACTCCAATTCTGATTCCAGAAGAGTACTTAAAGTAAAGAAGGAATCACATCTAAATTGTGTTCTATTAAATATTCAGTCACAAAAAGACACTAATTTTACTCAGCCAAGACATTTAGAACCAGTAACAACATTTTCCAAAAGCTTCCAAATCAGACACTATTCGAACTTTGCAGGGTCAAAGATCAGACCCCAAAAACagattttttgaaaattttcccagaagaataaagaaaaagagaaagtaTATATATCTAACCTTCTTAAGGGAAAGTGCAAGGAGTTTACTGTCAAGCTTGTTGCCAGGTAGCAGAGATTCCAAGTGGAGACGTGCATAATGGAAGGCGTGGTTCTGCAAAGGAAGGGGCATGTCACAAGCTCTGACATGAACCTTGAGATTCTCATGCTGCTCTATGGACTTCTTCTTCTGTATCAAACTGCTCAGAAACTTGCTCCTTCTCTCTAGCTCCTTCTCTGCTTCCTCCATGAGCTGTGGCTGCAACCCTTGTGAATATTATCTTACACTCTCATCATCACTCACAACTCAAACCAACTCCAACCCTTTTCTCCTCTTG
This region includes:
- the LOC137837323 gene encoding dynein light chain 1, cytoplasmic-like; this translates as MEEAEKELERRSKFLSSLIQKKKSIEQHENLKVHVRACDMPLPLQNHAFHYARLHLESLLPGNKLDSKLLALSLKKEFDSSYGPAWHCIVGTSFGSYVTHSLGGFLYFSIDKVYILLFKTAVEPLDH